A stretch of the Phaeodactylum tricornutum CCAP 1055/1 chromosome 15, whole genome shotgun sequence genome encodes the following:
- a CDS encoding predicted protein — protein sequence MSETNIRPVREPQTKNEIVNGSRRVLKRSRSRSPVTTRASEAAEEGDVESSLEAASLCPIPSFDYDASRSGSHNSSRAPVSMKVRHRGDIPPRNASTSSVSSSSRSNLFPSDDRSGSRSSSRVDSTTFRPSPSRHGNSSRSRIPTNASSLFGAVMQQVQSEALPADDPRSYRTASPAPQTPQPHHHNMHTNVHDFLNSFQSPFFVPDERDSASTPVPLTPRTPQNDPQWRETRLDQFVTDWSLHTRVHLAGQPHLSVADTNRYSHQGIQHFTLYSQSYGSNGGPPVAPPVRWEAARCYWQYPVEPSNPDISTARVQPLATTTAPLQDTSQDNTRRGTGSKLAPDQFFAQPFTDPTASRNPTVGIRKPYASNPKRTIPLEREWQQAFQSLYHTWVLRIRAFNQLLIPHRDPSIVPHCYFYAVHPSRAVLFRTRLIPTKVHDHKVGDSEESVDGLTLQPEILVSQSTRAMRDFLRSHEIRFAPVDIHGVFPENDDTQTNLDGKFQNTVASPGTKADLEALRRAQVSGKTVGADVSVVRKPRSAPLVMDDPAPHALLIAGHDDCAAAADLCFNTLGHWGVSPRDRTGPLPKLLARGLGPFAHASLQSLRVIKNRGLDHTVESLEIQGYVLPCALPNLVQAIVAVHLAPLG from the exons ATGAGCGAAACGAATATTCGGCCAGTGAGGGAGCCGCAAACGAAAAACGAAATCGTCAATGGTTCCCGCAGAGTTCTTAAACGCTCGCGGTCTCGTTCTCCTGTGACTACGAGAGCCTCTGAGGCTGCTGAAGAGGGCGACGTAGAGTCCTCCTTGGAGGCAGCGTCGCTCTGTCCCATCCCCAGTTTCGACTATGACGCTAGTCGTTCCGGTTCCCACAATTCTTCCCGAGCGCCCGTTTCCATGAAAGTCCGACACCGTGGGGATATTCCGCCCCGAAATGCTTCGACGTCTTCCGTCTCCTCCTCGTCGCGCTCCAATCTCTTTCCATCCGACGATCGATCCGGGTCCCGATCGTCCTCACGGGTCGACTCCACCACGTTCCGACCCTCCCCGAGCCGTCACGGCAACAGCTCCAGAAGCCGTATACCCACGAATGCGTCGTCTCTCTTTGGAGCCGTTATGCAGCAAGTGCAATCGGAAGCACTCCCTGCCGACGATCCTCGTTCCTATCGCACCGCGTCGCCGGCTCCCCAAACTCCCCAACCACACCATCACAACATGCACACCAATGTACACGACTTTCTCAACTCCTTCCAATCACCCTTTTTCGTACCCGACGAACGAGATTCCGCCTCCACTCCCGTACCCTTGACTCCACGGACACCCCAGAATGATCCCCAGTGGCGAGAAACCAGGCTCGACCAATTCGTCACGGACTGGTCCCTGCACACGAGAGTACACTTGGCCGGACAGCCGCACTTGTCCGTCGCCGACACGAATCGCTATTCGCACCAAGGGATACAACATTTTACGCTATATTCCCAGTCGTACGGGTCCAACGGTGGACCGCCCGTGGCTCCTCCTGTACGGTGGGAGGCCGCACGCTGCTACTGGCAGTACCCCGTCGAGCCGAGCAACCCCGATATCAGCACTGCTCGCGTACAGCCActcgcgacgacgacggcgcccTTGCAGGATACCTCCCAGGACAATACGCGACGGGGAACAGGGTCCAAGTTGGCCCCGGATCAATTTTTTGCCCAACCGTTTACCGACCCGACCGCGTCCCGCAATCCAACCGTGGGGATTCGCAAGCCGTACGCATCGAATCCGAAACGCACAATACCATTGGAGCGCGAGTGGCAGCAAGCCTTCCAGAGCTTGTACCATACCTGGGTACTCCGGATCCGGGCCTTTAATCAACTTCTGATACCGCACCGTGATCCAAGCATCGTTCCCCATTGCTATTTCTATGCCGTGCACCCATCCAGGGCCGTTCTCTTTCGCACCAGATTGATACCAACCAAAGTCCATGACCATAAAGTCGGGGACAGCGAAGAATCAGTAGACGGCCTAACGCTGCAACCCGAAATCCTGGTCTCCCAGTCAACGCGAGCGATGCGCGACTTCCTGCGCTCGCACGAAATCCGGTTTGCCCCCGTCGACATTCACGGCGTTTTCCcggaaaacgacgacacACAAACAAACTTGGACGGAAAGTTTCAGAATACTGTCGCGAGTCCCGGCACCAAGGCTGATTTGGAGGCTTTGCGACGCGCGCAAGTGTCAGGAAAAACAGTCGGCGCCGATGTTTCCGTTGTGCGGAAACCCCGATCCGCGCCGCTGGTGATGGACGACCCCGCCCCGCACGCCTTGCTAATTGCGGGACACGATGACTGCGCGGCCGCTGCGGATCTTTGTTTCAACACGTTGGGACACTGGGGCGTAAGCCCTCGCGATCGTACTGGCCCACTCCCCAAGCTCCTTGCCCGCGGGCTGGGACCCTTTGCGCATGCGTCCCTGCAGTCCTTGCGAGTCATCAAGAACCGCGGGCTCGACCACACCGTCGAGTCATTGGAAATACAAGGCTACGTATTGCCCTGTGCCCTCCCAAATTTAGTTCAGGCCATCGTGGCTG TCCACCTAGCACCGCTTGGCTAA
- a CDS encoding predicted protein: protein MNIPGRDERGGDAAPERDYGELGYASAVRLPVRHTDAFGRNPYSNPREHSVVATRPDPSSTTKKKKAWKKPPGMPKRPLSAYNLFFRRERQEILGEDLSKEFEITDQSKRKHRKTHGKIGFTDMARQISQKWKDLEEELRRPFIEQAKKEKEKYMVAKDAWVQEQKVAVKARTEALAKEEAAAAAASRWTTVNPPPMLDRNAWDVSSHTTIPPIDPHHGRFTETGARQLHSMRSAAIPMNASFEAMGGSRGFPEEMQRRPPPSMNPAEDAYGMLSDQERIREMRMHLERAAALQEEIRRNTGASNAMMDELRLPIPPPRDGPGPPGGLPTYAQESRRFSSRGGSFEGLGGNDWYEYEQQQRQQQQRRAQERAEMMALQRQQQQPRHRPDFMALEQRRRALEQSMEIERRFQMEEEMRRRGQRRGPGGNM from the exons ATGAACATCCCCGGAAGGGACGAGCGCGGAGGCGACGCCGCGCCGGAGAGGGACTACGGCGAGTTGGGCTACGCGTCCGCGGTTCGCTTACCCGTCCGCCATACGGATGCGTTTGGACGAAATCCGTACAGTAATCCCCGGGAACATTCAGTCGTAGCCACTCGTCCGGATCCTTCCTCGACgaccaaaaagaaaaaggcatggaagaagccgccg GGAATGCCCAAACGGCCGTTGTCGGCCTACAATCTCTTTTTCCGGCGCGAGCGACAGGAAATACTGGGGGAAGACCTTTCCAAGGAGTTCGAGATTACCGACCAAAGTAAGCGAAAGCATCGTAAAACGCACGGAAAAATTGGCTTTACCGATATGGCGCGACAAATCAGTCAAAAGTGGAAagatttggaggaagaatTGCGGAGACCCTTTATCGAACAAGCCAAGAAGGAGAAGGAAAAATACATGGTGGCAAAGGATGCTTGGGTCCAGGAGCAGAAGGTCGCGGTCAAGGCCCGTACCGAagctttggcaaaggaagaagcggcggcggccgccgccTCCCGTTGGACTACCGTAAATCCCCCGCCCATGTTGGACAGGAACGCTTGGGATGTATCCTCGCACACTACGATCCCCCCGATAGATCCCCATCACGGTCGTTTTACAGAGACCGGAGCGCGCCAACTCCATTCCATGAGATCCGCGGCAATTCCCATGAATGCTTCCTTTGAGGCCATGGGAGGGTCTCGTGGATTTCCGGAAGAAATGCAACGACGCCCCCCGCCTTCAATGAATCCAGCGGAAGATGCCTACGGCATGCTCAGCGATCAGGAACGAATACGTGAAATGAGGATGCATCTGGAACGAGCCGCAGCTCTGCAGGAAGAAATACGTAGAAACACAGGGGCCAGCAATGCAATGATGGATGAACTGCGGTTACCAATCCCACCTCCGCGAGATGGGCCGGGTCCTCCTGGTGGTTTGCCAACGTATGCGCAGGAGTCGCGCCGTTTCAGTTCTCGGGGAGGATCTTTTGAAGGATTGGGAGGGAACGATTGGTACGAAtacgagcagcaacaacgacagcaacagcaacgtcGTGCGCAAGAGCGAGCGGAAATGATGGCTCTACAGCGccaacagcagcaaccaCGACACCGACCGGACTTCATGGCTCTGGAACAACGTCGGAGAGCCCTGGAACAATCGATGGAAATTGAGCGGAGATtccaaatggaagaagaaatgcgCCGTCGCGGACAACGGAGGGGGCCGGGAGGGAACATGTAA